Proteins encoded in a region of the Salipiger sp. CCB-MM3 genome:
- a CDS encoding bestrophin-like domain, producing the protein MSIAAHPIPFWLVIVILLLALPACAYAGFRFGSFELRRHAAGDASVPLAGEASLGALLALLGLLLGFTFSATLNWREASTAAVVEEGAALGTAFLRADLLPEGAGRPLQEALLEYTRTRVIPAGHRATRAQIDAVLARSAEAQAKLWPAVTSALTPDVPGPVQTFVAGGVTEVLDAHSRRVAAASKSISVGIWGLLAFSAGAGVFILGNRTALQGRRLTWRTMVFSLVLTSVLVTINDLSRASDGFTTVRQDAILATIADMEAALGGAALASARQP; encoded by the coding sequence GTGAGCATTGCAGCACATCCTATTCCGTTCTGGCTGGTCATCGTCATTCTTCTGTTGGCCCTGCCCGCCTGCGCCTACGCGGGCTTTCGCTTCGGCAGTTTCGAGTTGCGCCGCCACGCGGCGGGCGATGCCAGCGTTCCGCTCGCTGGCGAGGCCTCTCTTGGTGCGCTCCTCGCGCTGCTGGGCCTTCTGCTTGGCTTCACCTTCAGCGCCACATTGAACTGGCGCGAGGCCAGCACCGCCGCCGTGGTCGAGGAAGGCGCGGCACTCGGCACCGCCTTCCTGCGTGCCGATCTTCTGCCCGAGGGCGCGGGCCGCCCCCTGCAGGAGGCGCTGCTGGAGTACACCCGCACGCGGGTCATCCCGGCGGGCCACCGCGCCACCCGCGCGCAGATCGACGCGGTGCTTGCCCGCTCCGCCGAGGCGCAGGCCAAACTCTGGCCCGCGGTCACCTCTGCGCTGACCCCGGACGTGCCCGGCCCCGTGCAGACCTTCGTTGCAGGCGGCGTGACCGAAGTGCTGGACGCGCACAGCCGCCGCGTGGCCGCTGCCTCAAAGTCGATCTCGGTCGGTATCTGGGGGCTTCTGGCCTTTTCGGCCGGGGCGGGCGTCTTCATCCTCGGCAACCGCACCGCGCTGCAGGGGCGCCGCCTGACGTGGCGCACCATGGTGTTCTCGCTGGTGCTGACCAGCGTTCTTGTCACCATCAACGATCTGTCCCGCGCGTCGGACGGGTTCACCACAGTGCGTCAGGACGCGATCCTCGCGACGATCGCCGATATGGAAGCCGCGCTTGGCGGCGCCGCCTTGGCCAGCGCCCGGCAGCCTTGA
- a CDS encoding AI-2E family transporter: protein MNRAPSHDPVLRVSAAILAGLALLVGLKLAEDIFAPLLLAITVGVIFAPVVDRLAKFGLPRGLVAIALIVLIFFVVIALGFLVEPYVTSAIDRIPTVKYEIRKFLFEYRDLIRGIDEVEQALGAAKEKSDEAGGMPTVSDALYLAPVIVAQSLVFFGGLFFFLLTRWNIYNWMSRRIGDTTTTAVMLDRFCSAENAVSRYFATITAINIGLGFAVTGGLMAIGMSGAPIWGIAAALLNFVLYVGPAAMAAGLLLNGLVAFDGLMSFAPMAIYLALNMCEAQFVTPGLVGKHIQINPFMIFVSLVFWLWLWGPLGGIVAIPTTVIVLNLFNILGEGRRTQSARRTPD from the coding sequence ATGAATCGCGCGCCCAGCCACGATCCCGTTCTCCGAGTCAGCGCAGCGATCCTCGCCGGTCTCGCCCTGCTCGTCGGCCTCAAACTCGCCGAAGACATCTTTGCACCGCTTCTGCTCGCCATCACCGTCGGCGTGATTTTCGCGCCGGTGGTGGACCGGCTCGCCAAATTCGGCCTGCCGCGCGGCCTCGTGGCCATCGCGCTCATTGTGCTGATCTTCTTTGTCGTCATCGCGCTCGGCTTTCTGGTCGAACCCTATGTGACCTCGGCAATCGACCGCATCCCCACGGTGAAATACGAGATCCGCAAGTTCCTCTTCGAATATCGCGACCTCATTCGCGGCATAGACGAGGTGGAGCAGGCGCTTGGCGCGGCCAAGGAAAAGAGCGACGAGGCCGGGGGCATGCCCACGGTCAGCGATGCGCTCTACCTCGCGCCGGTCATCGTTGCGCAATCGCTGGTGTTCTTCGGCGGGCTGTTCTTTTTCCTGCTGACGCGCTGGAACATCTACAACTGGATGTCGCGCCGCATCGGCGACACCACCACCACGGCGGTGATGCTGGATCGCTTCTGTTCCGCCGAGAACGCGGTCTCGCGCTATTTCGCGACGATCACCGCGATCAACATCGGCCTCGGCTTTGCGGTCACCGGCGGGCTGATGGCCATCGGCATGTCCGGCGCGCCGATCTGGGGCATCGCCGCGGCACTGCTGAACTTTGTGCTCTATGTCGGGCCGGCGGCGATGGCGGCGGGGCTGCTGCTCAACGGGCTGGTGGCCTTTGACGGGCTGATGAGCTTTGCGCCCATGGCGATCTATCTCGCGCTCAACATGTGCGAGGCGCAGTTCGTCACCCCCGGCCTCGTCGGCAAGCACATCCAGATCAACCCCTTCATGATCTTCGTGTCACTGGTGTTCTGGCTCTGGCTCTGGGGTCCCTTGGGCGGCATCGTCGCCATCCCGACCACGGTGATCGTGCTCAACCTCTTCAACATCCTCGGCGAAGGCCGCCGGACCCAGAGCGCACGGCGTACACCGGACTGA
- a CDS encoding LLM class flavin-dependent oxidoreductase produces the protein MSRPDQLKLGTFVYTFGFHPAAWLHPGSDVHGANDLSHLKKVAQISEAAKLDFMFFADSPAAAIGDPAALARQPTKMNRFEPITAITALSQHTEKLGFVATASTSYYEPYNIARLYASADHMSGGRMCWNVVTSDHDETGYNYNREGLPPHSERYERCEEFVDVVFGLWDSYEPDALLLDRDSGIYHDQHKLHELNHHGKHFQVRGPLNIARTPQGRPVIAQAGGSEPGMELAARTAEMVFSLASNIDKNRAFYANVKGRMAKYGRHEDDLKIMPGIVINVGETEEEARAKEQQLVDLMHPDVGLLMLQEFLEADLRGVDLDKPFPMERMPEKAKGSKALFDELKEFVTQGHTMRELITHYARRHTGNGLTGTPTQIADFMQEWFETRAADGFILMFPTLPSSLEDFTRLVVPELRRRGLFREEYEASTLRGNLGISEPANRYTLARAAE, from the coding sequence ATGTCGCGCCCCGACCAGCTCAAACTCGGTACGTTCGTCTATACCTTCGGCTTCCACCCGGCGGCCTGGCTGCACCCGGGCAGCGACGTGCATGGCGCCAACGACCTGTCGCACCTGAAGAAGGTCGCGCAGATCTCTGAGGCGGCAAAACTGGACTTCATGTTCTTCGCCGACAGCCCTGCCGCGGCCATTGGCGATCCCGCCGCCCTCGCCCGCCAGCCCACCAAGATGAACCGCTTCGAGCCGATCACCGCGATCACCGCGCTGTCGCAGCACACCGAGAAGCTGGGCTTCGTCGCCACCGCCTCGACCTCTTACTATGAACCCTACAACATCGCGCGGCTCTACGCCTCGGCGGACCATATGTCGGGCGGGCGGATGTGCTGGAACGTAGTGACTTCGGACCATGACGAGACCGGCTACAACTACAACCGCGAGGGGCTGCCGCCGCATTCCGAGCGCTACGAGCGCTGCGAGGAGTTCGTCGATGTGGTCTTCGGCCTGTGGGACAGCTACGAGCCCGATGCGCTGCTGCTCGACCGCGACAGCGGCATCTACCACGACCAGCACAAGCTCCATGAGCTGAACCACCACGGCAAGCACTTCCAGGTGCGCGGCCCGCTCAACATTGCGCGCACCCCGCAGGGCCGCCCGGTGATCGCGCAGGCGGGCGGGTCGGAGCCCGGCATGGAACTGGCCGCCCGCACCGCCGAGATGGTGTTCTCGCTGGCCTCCAACATCGACAAGAACCGCGCCTTCTATGCCAATGTGAAGGGCCGGATGGCCAAATACGGACGGCATGAGGACGATCTGAAGATCATGCCCGGCATTGTCATCAACGTCGGCGAGACCGAGGAAGAGGCCAGAGCCAAAGAGCAGCAGCTTGTCGACCTGATGCACCCGGACGTCGGGCTGCTGATGCTGCAGGAATTCCTCGAGGCGGACCTGCGCGGCGTCGATCTCGACAAGCCCTTCCCGATGGAGCGGATGCCGGAGAAGGCCAAGGGCTCGAAGGCGCTCTTCGACGAGTTGAAGGAGTTCGTCACCCAAGGCCACACGATGCGCGAGCTGATCACGCATTATGCCCGCCGCCACACCGGCAACGGGCTGACCGGCACGCCGACGCAGATCGCCGATTTCATGCAGGAATGGTTCGAGACCCGCGCCGCCGACGGTTTCATCCTTATGTTCCCCACCCTGCCCTCCTCGCTGGAGGATTTCACCCGGCTGGTGGTGCCCGAACTGCGCCGCCGTGGGCTGTTCCGCGAGGAGTATGAAGCCAGCACCCTGCGCGGCAATCTCGGCATCTCGGAGCCCGCCAACCGCTACACGCTGGCCCGCGCGGCGGAGTGA